The Phoenix dactylifera cultivar Barhee BC4 chromosome 12, palm_55x_up_171113_PBpolish2nd_filt_p, whole genome shotgun sequence genome includes the window AGTGAATGCTTTAGAATATTCCATTCAGACTACGATCCATtttgcaatttctttttcttcattttgttttttattgcatataaaaatagattGTACCATTAAGCCATTTATGTGATGTTACTACTTGCGCAATTTGAAGGTCGAATATCTAGGGAGCTCATATGGCCAGGGCACCAATTGATCAAGATCTAACCGTTCCTCGCTTTGTTATGTTGCACTCACACACACAATCCATTCAAATAAGAGGCCAAatttagtagtagtagtagtagaagTAGTACAAGTAACGATTGTattgtgtctatatatataacgATTGGAATATTCCATTTTTGTAACATGCACCGCTTCGGATATTGCTTCTCTGCAATTTCTAGCCCCATATTCTAGATGTGCCATGGGGAAATATTTCTGCGATATTAAACCAAAAGCAAATGAACTCAATGGGCACCTCTGAAAGTGAGATATTGTATTGTATCTATGTAACGATTGGACAGAAACGCCAATATTCTTCTATTCACACCAAGTACGATTTTGccgtttctttttcttcattttatctTTTATTGTATATAAAAATAGACTATACCATTGATCCATTTATGTGATGTTACGGCTTGCGCCATTTGAAGGTCGAATATCTGGAGAGCTCATATGGCCAGGGCACCAACTGCTTCGTTACGTTGCACTCGCACACACAATCCATTCAAATAAGAGGCCAAATTAAGTAGCAATAGTGCTAGTAACAAGTAACTGATATTCATATATCACGAGTGCTACAAAATGAACCCAATCACCACAAATACGGGCACTCGGAATATTCATAACATGAAACACACTAAAACACAAAAGCTCATACTGGCGGACCGCTCCCACACCGAAAGCACGTTGTGGTACAGCTACCACCTTATTCTCAAGTCTCAACGATCAAGTACGTAGTATATGGTACTCTAGAAGTTACATGGGAGATAGTCTTCCGAAGAAGAACTCAGTTCACCCTGCATACAAAATTAACCAAAGGAAAAGCCACGAAAATGGCCGGTTAGCCCCTCATCAAAATATgcataaaaatatattctactctattttaattattctaTTCTTGTTTCAAATCTTCATCTCAAGTGATGAGTCATGGATGAgttcttttttaaatttcaagtcCTATAATTCCTTGCAAGATGCAGAGTGAAGTACGATACAGAGTTCTGGGGCCAGTTAAGTGTGGTTTGTAATGGTTTCAGGTGCTTACTTAGAGCAGTCGGTGGAGGGGCTGATGGTGTAGGGGATTCTAACGCCGCACTTGCCAGGGATGCCGTTGACAAGGCCGGGCTTGAGGCCTCTAATACTGGAGATCGCGTTCTTGAGGCAGTTGCACACGGTCCGGCGGTCGGCGGTGGTCTTCGCCCTCGATGCGAGACCCCTCACTCCACTGCAGCAGTTGGGGGGGATCGACCCACCGTTGCGGGCGTAGGAGATGCATCCCGCCAAGGCCGACGCCACCTGACCGCAGGTGATGGCGTTCGCCGCGTGCGGCGACGCCACCAGCAGCACGGCCAGCACCGCTACCAAGGCCAGGGGGGAACCAGAGCGAGCCATGGCTTAGCAGTATGGGATTCTTTTACCTCACTCTCGCAAACAAACGGAAGTCTCTCAAAGGCTGGGAAACAGGCAAGGGGATGGAGGAAATGAGTGGTGCTGGAGGGGATTATATAGGCCTGAGGGGGCCGGGGGTGGGAGCCGGGAGGAGAGCGAGCCAGAATTGTGGCGGGGTGTGGGGACACATGGTTGGCAGTGGGTGATGATGAGTTCCTGGTGAGGCAATGGTAATAATTTTTGGAACAATAACCTTCAGAGAAgctctattattttattatcataACATTATTAAAACCAATTTATTGAGCCCTCCACGCTCTCCTGGCCCCTGGGTGAAAATAGCTTAATTTTCTACGAAGGATGATATCAGAAATAGGATGAGAATTAATGCATTTCGTTTCTATGGCAGATTAATAGGTTAATCAACATTCAGTTTCATAAACACTTAATAGGGTTAGGGTGATCGGTCTCGTAGGTTACCCGAGCGCTATGGCAGATTAGGGCTCTTTACAGGGGTCAACTCGGGTCCATCGGATAGGAAGATGAGACTCGGTTGATGGATCCATAAGTCTTTTTAGAAAGGAGAGatataagagaaaaagaagagagaaaaaaatgagagaaatGAGATCATGCAAGAGGGCATAAATAGCAGATGGAGGTGGTGgccggaaaaagaaagaaataaatcgGAAAACAGGGTCCAAAATCTAGCTAGTAACCATGGCTCAAAAATCCTTTAACAGTTTCCTCTCTAAAGCGTATGAAAGTATAAAGAATTTCTAACA containing:
- the LOC103698517 gene encoding non-specific lipid-transfer protein 1-like; the encoded protein is MARSGSPLALVAVLAVLLVASPHAANAITCGQVASALAGCISYARNGGSIPPNCCSGVRGLASRAKTTADRRTVCNCLKNAISSIRGLKPGLVNGIPGKCGVRIPYTISPSTDCSKVN